One genomic segment of Clavelina lepadiformis chromosome 3, kaClaLepa1.1, whole genome shotgun sequence includes these proteins:
- the LOC143448369 gene encoding sodium- and chloride-dependent creatine transporter 1-like isoform X2, translated as MDVFIHPGTGENEHDVEALGLRADLLPTKNTEAQQTEKEPCGKEKALRTLDNENDTVPRETWGRKLDFILSCVGFAVGLGNVWRFPYLCYKNGGGAFLIPYLLFIVTSGIPVFFLEISLGQFMKQGGIGIWNLCPIMKGVGFSSTVIVFFCNCYYIMVLTWALYYLFRSFTGILPWSTCGNAWNTLNCSTNFTAVIYRPENVTTNQSLASNLTESSNMTTAVNVTKFSSPILEFWEREVLKITKDITDPGSIRWELALCLLLAWLICYVCICKGVKSTGKVVYFTALFPYVVLLCLLVRGVFLPGAVTGIEFYLKPNWTKLQEAQVWIDAGTQVFFSYAIGLGALAALGSYNVYHNDCFKDCVILAVVNSATSFFAGFVIFTFLGFMAHEQHVPIDRVAESGPGLAFIAYPKGVTMMPLSPLWSCLFFFMILLLGLDSQFVGVEGFLTAVIDMFPRILRPNRARFAAVVCVICYLVGLSMITEGGMYVFQIFDYYSASGMTLLWMSFWECITVAWIYGVSRYYRNLEDMIGYKPCFLMKICWLFITPAIAMGILIFTFVGHKPLTYNRTYEYPWWGIFIGWILALSSMLCIPIGAIYQILKTPGDTFFQRIQKACTPIFGNHHKHLVHSNMGASGSRIRDIFGKSICGLRLSADRHQGSFCECPESSSSKISCSSTSSSNEPSPPSYESCQMYKNARMNSF; from the exons ATGGATGTTTTCATTCACCCAGGAACTGGGGAAAATGAACATGACGTCGAAGCATTGGGTCTGAGAGCGGACCTGCTTCCAACAAAAAACACGGAAGCGCAGCAGACGGAAAAGGAACCGTGCGGAAAAGAAAAGGCCCTCCGCACCTTAGATAACGAAAATGATACGGTTCCTCGCGAAACCTGGGGCAGGAAGCTCGATTTTATCCTTTCCTGCGTCGGCTTCGCGGTGGGTTTGGGAAATGTTTGGCGATTCCCCtatctttgttacaaaaacgGTGGAG GAGCTTTTCTCATCCCGTACCTGTTATTCATCGTCACAAGCGGTATCCCTGTCTTCTTTTTGGAGATCTCACTCGGTCAATTCATGAAGCAAGGTGGTATTGGGATTTGGAATTTGTGTCCGATCATGAAAG GCGTTGGATTTTCATCGACTGTGATCGTTTTCTTTTGTAATTGTTACTACATCATGGTTTTGACCTGGGCCCTCTACTATCTTTTTCGCTCATTCACTGGAATCCTTCCCTGGTCCACTTGTGGAAACGCTTGGAACACGCTAAACTGCTCCACCAATTTTACAGCTGTAATTTACA GACCGGAAAACGTCACCACCAATCAATCCTTAGCTTCCAATCTGACCGAATCCAGTAATATGACGACCGCTGTTAACGTCACTAAATTCTCATCCCctattttggaattttggga ACGTGAGGTGCTGAAAATCACCAAGGATATTACAGATCCCGGTAGCATACGTTGGGAGCTTGCTTTATGCTTATTATTGGCTTGGCTTATCTGCTACGTCTGCATTTGCAAGGGAGTCAAATCAACAGGAAAG GTTGTTTACTTCACTGCTCTCTTTCCTTACGTTGTGCTTCTCTGTTTACTGGTTCGTGGCGTCTTTCTGCCTGGCGCCGTCACTGGTAttgagttttatttgaaacCGAATTGGACCAAGCTACAAGAGGCCCAG GTTTGGATAGACGCAGGAACGCAAGTGTTCTTCTCCTACGCCATTGGACTTGGCGCTTTGGCTGCGTTGGGAAGCTACAATGTGTACCATAACGACTGCTTCAA GGATTGCGTCATATTGGCGGTTGTCAACTCCGCAACAAGTTTCTTTGCCGGATTCGTCATTTTCACTTTTCTTGGGTTCATGGCGCACGAGCAGCACGTTCCGATCGACAGGGTCGCAGAATCCGGCCCGGGGCTTGCGTTTATAGCTTACCCCAAGGGAGTTACCATGATGCCCCTATCCCCCTTGTGGTCAtgccttttcttttttatgattCTTCTCCTTGGGTTGGACAGCCAG TTCGTTGGAGTCGAAGGCTTTCTCACAGCCGTCATTGATATGTTTCCACGAATTCTTCGTCCGAACAGAGCTCGTTTTGCGGCGGTAGTCTGTGTGATCTGTTACCTCGTCGGCTTGTCCATGATTACTGAG GGAGGTATGTACGTCTTTCAAATATTTGATTACTACTCTGCGAGTGGGATGACTCTCCTATGGATGTCGTTTTGGGAGTGCATCACAGTAGCTTGGATTTACG GTGTCAGCAGATATTACCGAAACTTAGAAGACATGATCGGTTATAAGCCGTGTTTTCTCATGAAGATATGCTGGCTCTTCATAACTCCAGCTATAGCAATG gGCATTTTGATTTTCACATTTGTCGGTCATAAACCTCTTACCTACAACCGCACCTATGAGTACCCTTGGTGGGGAATTTTTATCGGATGGATCCTAGCTCTCTCCTCCATGCTATGTATACCTATCGGTGCCATTTATCAAATTCTGAAGACACCTGGTGACACTTTTTTCCAG CGAATCCAGAAAGCATGCACGCCCATATTTGGCAATCATCACAAACATCTCGTCCATAGCAACATGGGAGCAAGTGGAAGCAGAATCCGCGACATCTTCGGGAAGTCGATCTGCGGATTGCGCCTATCCGCAGATCGGCATCAAGGATCATTCTGCGAGTGTCCGGAGTCGTCCTCTTCAAAAATATCCTGCTCTTCCACTTCCTCCTCCAACGAACCTTCCCCTCCCTCCTACGAGAGCTGCCAGATGTACAAAAATGCTCGCATGAACTCTTTTTAA
- the LOC143448369 gene encoding sodium- and chloride-dependent creatine transporter 1-like isoform X1 yields MINRPDLTIGPRAATEMDVFIHPGTGENEHDVEALGLRADLLPTKNTEAQQTEKEPCGKEKALRTLDNENDTVPRETWGRKLDFILSCVGFAVGLGNVWRFPYLCYKNGGGAFLIPYLLFIVTSGIPVFFLEISLGQFMKQGGIGIWNLCPIMKGVGFSSTVIVFFCNCYYIMVLTWALYYLFRSFTGILPWSTCGNAWNTLNCSTNFTAVIYRPENVTTNQSLASNLTESSNMTTAVNVTKFSSPILEFWEREVLKITKDITDPGSIRWELALCLLLAWLICYVCICKGVKSTGKVVYFTALFPYVVLLCLLVRGVFLPGAVTGIEFYLKPNWTKLQEAQVWIDAGTQVFFSYAIGLGALAALGSYNVYHNDCFKDCVILAVVNSATSFFAGFVIFTFLGFMAHEQHVPIDRVAESGPGLAFIAYPKGVTMMPLSPLWSCLFFFMILLLGLDSQFVGVEGFLTAVIDMFPRILRPNRARFAAVVCVICYLVGLSMITEGGMYVFQIFDYYSASGMTLLWMSFWECITVAWIYGVSRYYRNLEDMIGYKPCFLMKICWLFITPAIAMGILIFTFVGHKPLTYNRTYEYPWWGIFIGWILALSSMLCIPIGAIYQILKTPGDTFFQRIQKACTPIFGNHHKHLVHSNMGASGSRIRDIFGKSICGLRLSADRHQGSFCECPESSSSKISCSSTSSSNEPSPPSYESCQMYKNARMNSF; encoded by the exons ATGATCAATAGACCAGATCTCACAATCGGCCCACGTGCTGCAACTGA AATGGATGTTTTCATTCACCCAGGAACTGGGGAAAATGAACATGACGTCGAAGCATTGGGTCTGAGAGCGGACCTGCTTCCAACAAAAAACACGGAAGCGCAGCAGACGGAAAAGGAACCGTGCGGAAAAGAAAAGGCCCTCCGCACCTTAGATAACGAAAATGATACGGTTCCTCGCGAAACCTGGGGCAGGAAGCTCGATTTTATCCTTTCCTGCGTCGGCTTCGCGGTGGGTTTGGGAAATGTTTGGCGATTCCCCtatctttgttacaaaaacgGTGGAG GAGCTTTTCTCATCCCGTACCTGTTATTCATCGTCACAAGCGGTATCCCTGTCTTCTTTTTGGAGATCTCACTCGGTCAATTCATGAAGCAAGGTGGTATTGGGATTTGGAATTTGTGTCCGATCATGAAAG GCGTTGGATTTTCATCGACTGTGATCGTTTTCTTTTGTAATTGTTACTACATCATGGTTTTGACCTGGGCCCTCTACTATCTTTTTCGCTCATTCACTGGAATCCTTCCCTGGTCCACTTGTGGAAACGCTTGGAACACGCTAAACTGCTCCACCAATTTTACAGCTGTAATTTACA GACCGGAAAACGTCACCACCAATCAATCCTTAGCTTCCAATCTGACCGAATCCAGTAATATGACGACCGCTGTTAACGTCACTAAATTCTCATCCCctattttggaattttggga ACGTGAGGTGCTGAAAATCACCAAGGATATTACAGATCCCGGTAGCATACGTTGGGAGCTTGCTTTATGCTTATTATTGGCTTGGCTTATCTGCTACGTCTGCATTTGCAAGGGAGTCAAATCAACAGGAAAG GTTGTTTACTTCACTGCTCTCTTTCCTTACGTTGTGCTTCTCTGTTTACTGGTTCGTGGCGTCTTTCTGCCTGGCGCCGTCACTGGTAttgagttttatttgaaacCGAATTGGACCAAGCTACAAGAGGCCCAG GTTTGGATAGACGCAGGAACGCAAGTGTTCTTCTCCTACGCCATTGGACTTGGCGCTTTGGCTGCGTTGGGAAGCTACAATGTGTACCATAACGACTGCTTCAA GGATTGCGTCATATTGGCGGTTGTCAACTCCGCAACAAGTTTCTTTGCCGGATTCGTCATTTTCACTTTTCTTGGGTTCATGGCGCACGAGCAGCACGTTCCGATCGACAGGGTCGCAGAATCCGGCCCGGGGCTTGCGTTTATAGCTTACCCCAAGGGAGTTACCATGATGCCCCTATCCCCCTTGTGGTCAtgccttttcttttttatgattCTTCTCCTTGGGTTGGACAGCCAG TTCGTTGGAGTCGAAGGCTTTCTCACAGCCGTCATTGATATGTTTCCACGAATTCTTCGTCCGAACAGAGCTCGTTTTGCGGCGGTAGTCTGTGTGATCTGTTACCTCGTCGGCTTGTCCATGATTACTGAG GGAGGTATGTACGTCTTTCAAATATTTGATTACTACTCTGCGAGTGGGATGACTCTCCTATGGATGTCGTTTTGGGAGTGCATCACAGTAGCTTGGATTTACG GTGTCAGCAGATATTACCGAAACTTAGAAGACATGATCGGTTATAAGCCGTGTTTTCTCATGAAGATATGCTGGCTCTTCATAACTCCAGCTATAGCAATG gGCATTTTGATTTTCACATTTGTCGGTCATAAACCTCTTACCTACAACCGCACCTATGAGTACCCTTGGTGGGGAATTTTTATCGGATGGATCCTAGCTCTCTCCTCCATGCTATGTATACCTATCGGTGCCATTTATCAAATTCTGAAGACACCTGGTGACACTTTTTTCCAG CGAATCCAGAAAGCATGCACGCCCATATTTGGCAATCATCACAAACATCTCGTCCATAGCAACATGGGAGCAAGTGGAAGCAGAATCCGCGACATCTTCGGGAAGTCGATCTGCGGATTGCGCCTATCCGCAGATCGGCATCAAGGATCATTCTGCGAGTGTCCGGAGTCGTCCTCTTCAAAAATATCCTGCTCTTCCACTTCCTCCTCCAACGAACCTTCCCCTCCCTCCTACGAGAGCTGCCAGATGTACAAAAATGCTCGCATGAACTCTTTTTAA